The sequence below is a genomic window from Anaerocolumna chitinilytica.
ATTGAGCCAAATCTGTCCACAGCTGCATATTTTTAAAGGATATATCGGAAGAACTTCCTTCATAATTCTTGATAACAAGGGAGTCATCCCAGCTTCTGACAAAGCAATTGGATACTTTATAGTTGGTGCAGGACTGCAAGGTAATACCATCTCCGTTGGGTCTGGAGGATATAATTCGTATGCCGTCAATCACACCGCCAGTGGAACTCTTAGCAGAGCATACCCAGGCATTGGGATTTAGTACAATAATATCTTTTAAGGTTACACTGTCACAATTATCAAATTTTAATGGGATATACGCCGTCTTTCCCATCCAGCCTTCAAACCCGGAGCCATCCAGAATTCCTCTTCCTTCTACTGTGACATTTTTAGCATAGTTGGAATTGATAATTCCATGGACAACAGCACCGCCTGCCAGATAAAGGGTCTGATTGTCTTCCAGAACAATATTTTCAATGTTCCATTCACCGGGTCCGATGTATTTTAAATTATCGCTGCTCTTGGTAGGAGCATTGGGATCAATAGGATTAGCAAAAATATGAAGTGCACGGTCCGTGGAATCATTAAACATTAAAGTATAGTTATCCGGCTTTGTAATGGTAAAAGATACTGTCTTTGCAGCAGTATCAACTTCCGGTTTGATATCATAGCTTAACGGACTTATTTTAACGGATTTCAAGTCCATATCGGGAACACTTACCACTATCTTGGCAACACCTTCAAAATCAAAATATGTAATTGGAGTACGCGACTGAGGCGGCAAATAATCTGCATGCCACTCTCTGCTGTTATTAACATTGGTATCATAGACATAGCAATCATACCCATCTACCTTAACCTGTGTGTCCGTACAATGAAGCAGGGCGAAATTCCTGTCCTTTTCGCTGGCACTTACTAAATCTTCCTTTGTTGCATCCTTTAAAGACTTCGGACCTTCATATAAAACCAGCTTGGAGCCTTCAAAGCTTATCATTTTACTGACCTCTTCCGTTCTGTCTTTCAAGTGCTTTCCCGCTGCCACTGCAGTAACAATAAGAGCGAGAATTGCAAACCACTCAATAATCATTATTGCTTTAATCTTTTTCATGCTTTTACCCCATGCCACAAAAAAAGCTGAAAGAAGAATTTGTGGCTTTCCTTCTCCTTCTTATTTTCTTTCAGCTTTAAAACTCCATTTACTCCTCCAATATTTTCTCCCAAGCAATATCCGCGTCAAGGCCAGTTGCCTCATAATCTGCACGAAGCTGCTCGTGTTCCGAACCAACCCCAAGGGTTTTCATATGAGCTGCCCTTCCTGCTACTATGCCTGCAAAGGAATCCTCAACTACAAGGCACTCTTCATATTTTAACTCCAGCTTATTGGCCGCTACTTCAAACACCTCCGGGTCCGGTTTTGATTTTGTAATATCCAGGCCGCAGCTGACTTTATCTACATATTCCATCAATCCTGTTTTGGTTAAAATAAGCGGCGCATTCTTACTTACAGAACCAATACCTATTAAAATCCCTTTCTCCCGCAACATCTTCAGACATTCCACCACTCCTGGCAATATGGCACTCTCATCCAACTCCGTTAATAGGTCCTTATAATAATTATTCTTCCTCTCTGCTAACTCTTCCTTCTCAGCAGCGGTATAGATTTTACTGCCTTTACTAAGTACTACTTCCAGAGATTCCATTCTGCTGACACCTTTTTGCTTTTTATTATCCTCCTTTGTAAATTTATCAATGCCCAGCTCTTCCGCCAGCATCTTCCATGCCTTAAAATGCATTTCATCTGTGGAGACTAAAACTCCATCTAAATCAAAAATTACACCTCTTATCATTTCTAATACCACTGTCACAAAAAACAGCTCTGATATGCTTTGTGACTTCCTTTCTATCTTTATATTTCCGGCATTCCTGTGTTGAATGCAGTCATAGTTTTCGAATGAGTATATCTGGCAGTTTACTATAAATTACCAGTATATATCTGCCTTTTTTATTTAATCTGTACATTTTTCATGAATTATGTTAAACTAATTACTAGTTTAACATTAAACCTTCGAAAGAAAGGAACATGAAAATGACCACCATTAAAGATATTGCACAGGCTGTAGGGGTAAGCTGTACAACTGTCTCCAATGTAATACATGGAAAGACAGGCCGTGTATCGGCAGAAACCATTACCCGTATCAATGAAGCCATAGATAAACTAGGTTATGTTCCGAATATGTCCGCACGCTCCTTGGTATCCAGCTCTTCCAAAGTTATCGGAATGATCAGCCACCTTGCTTCCAATAAAAAAGAAAGTATCGTAGAAGACCCCTTTCACTCCGCTTTTATCGGTTCCATTGAAAAGACCTTAAGAGAAAATGGTTATTACTTAATGCTTCGTACAGTAGAGACCACATCTGATTTGATAAACTTTTTACACAACTGGAATGTCGATGGTTTATTCTGCACCGGTGTATTCCAGGATGAGTTCTTTGAGGCTCTGACAAGTCTTAAGATTCCGGTAGTTTTAATTGATAGTTATGTATCCCATCCTAATATCTGCAACGTAGGCTTGGAAGATTATGAAGGCGGTTATACTGCAACCAGGTATTTAGTAGATAAAGGCCATAAGAACATAGCCTTTGCTTCACCAAGTATCAAGGAAAAGGGCGTTGTATATGAACGTTTTCAAGGATACAAGGATGCCTTAAAGGAAGCTTCCATTCCGTTTCGTCAGAATCTTGTCTTCGAACAGGAGCTTGATACGGCTACCACCATTGCTCTTGGTACAAAACTTGCCACAAGAAAGGATATTACCGCAGTCTTTGCAACTGCAGATATACTGGCTGCCGGTATAATGGCAGGTCTTAACGCTGCCGGCAAGAGAGTTCCTGAGGACATCTCGGTAATGGGCTTTGATGATATCAATCTCTGTCAGCTGACCAGTCCAACCATTACTACTATTCATCAGGATGCTCCTTTAAAGGGTAAATTAGCTGTTTATTTTCTGATGGATAAGCTGGAAAATAAACCAATACTTAAAAGAGAAGTCATTCTGCCGATACATCTGGTAGAACGTCAAAGCGTTAAATCACTTTATAATTAATCAGAAGGGGATGTGAAATCATGCATCCCCTTTGCAGTGTCTTTATTTAATTCTAAGTTACAGTTCAGGGGTGTGGATTATGGGGGACGGACGATAGCAGATGATTCCATTCATTCATTTTCCTGTTCGGTGTTTCGAATTCCACTAAAATGCCAGACGTTATTCCTGGAAGGTTAAATTGCGCCAAACTCGCTTCCGATTTTACTGGTGGTGTAATGTTGGGAGCTCAGACATGGCGTAATTTAACCTAGGAATAACGGCTGCCATTTAAGTGTCATACGAAACTCCTCAATGGAAAATGCCTGAATGGAAACATCTGCTATCTGTGTATTGCCATAGAATT
It includes:
- a CDS encoding glycosyl hydrolase family 28 protein, translating into MKKIKAIMIIEWFAILALIVTAVAAGKHLKDRTEEVSKMISFEGSKLVLYEGPKSLKDATKEDLVSASEKDRNFALLHCTDTQVKVDGYDCYVYDTNVNNSREWHADYLPPQSRTPITYFDFEGVAKIVVSVPDMDLKSVKISPLSYDIKPEVDTAAKTVSFTITKPDNYTLMFNDSTDRALHIFANPIDPNAPTKSSDNLKYIGPGEWNIENIVLEDNQTLYLAGGAVVHGIINSNYAKNVTVEGRGILDGSGFEGWMGKTAYIPLKFDNCDSVTLKDIIVLNPNAWVCSAKSSTGGVIDGIRIISSRPNGDGITLQSCTNYKVSNCFVRSWDDSLVIKNYEGSSSDISFKNMQLWTDLAQSMEIGYETNKGKQPEVYISGISFEDITVLNNFHKPVISVHNADDATIKDITFKNITVENAQMGSGDGDEMPYLIDLHIPKTSNWTSTKERGQIDGVTIDNVKVLSGKFSPSRIEGFDDTHKIKNVAISNLEILGEKITSLDQGKFEIDPDTTENITIQ
- the pgmB gene encoding beta-phosphoglucomutase; translated protein: MTVVLEMIRGVIFDLDGVLVSTDEMHFKAWKMLAEELGIDKFTKEDNKKQKGVSRMESLEVVLSKGSKIYTAAEKEELAERKNNYYKDLLTELDESAILPGVVECLKMLREKGILIGIGSVSKNAPLILTKTGLMEYVDKVSCGLDITKSKPDPEVFEVAANKLELKYEECLVVEDSFAGIVAGRAAHMKTLGVGSEHEQLRADYEATGLDADIAWEKILEE
- a CDS encoding LacI family DNA-binding transcriptional regulator; translation: MTTIKDIAQAVGVSCTTVSNVIHGKTGRVSAETITRINEAIDKLGYVPNMSARSLVSSSSKVIGMISHLASNKKESIVEDPFHSAFIGSIEKTLRENGYYLMLRTVETTSDLINFLHNWNVDGLFCTGVFQDEFFEALTSLKIPVVLIDSYVSHPNICNVGLEDYEGGYTATRYLVDKGHKNIAFASPSIKEKGVVYERFQGYKDALKEASIPFRQNLVFEQELDTATTIALGTKLATRKDITAVFATADILAAGIMAGLNAAGKRVPEDISVMGFDDINLCQLTSPTITTIHQDAPLKGKLAVYFLMDKLENKPILKREVILPIHLVERQSVKSLYN